A single window of Micrococcaceae bacterium Sec5.1 DNA harbors:
- a CDS encoding WecB/TagA/CpsF family glycosyltransferase — MKLLEFDGALREIMDRATSVGAPPLGVCSANLDHILHFGAGSRWVGAMAEHASVEWLTLLDGAPLVAQARRLTDQPWPRLAGSDLVEPLLDEAERRGLSVGFLGGTEQAQELIRSRFAVERPDLAIAGWWAPERSVISDEQASLELAAQIAANAPDILVVGMGKPRQELWVSKYGRLTGAKILLAFGAVVDFLAGRIRRAPSWISSHGFEWAWRLLLEPRRLARRYLVDGPEAYLKLRQVSAANIPPTALPMGRNPDHSINAPARANHQAPQPFLPAAVRAEVAAIVVTYNNADDVGPLISSLRAMTGEQTMKVVVADNSPDDRTMTELAKHPDVISLPTGGNLGYAGGINAAMRVAGPADAYLILNPDLRVEPGAVAALRRRMSLSHAGAVVPVLLENDGSVYPSLRREPSVMRALGDAALGSHLRRRPAWLSEMDFDVEGYQYAHRIEWATGAALLISDEAAQTVGEWDEQFFLYSEETDYCHRIREAGKSIWFEPTARMWHEGGGSGTSPQLTALLSVNRVRYAAKHLGRSRALLFRAAVCAAEMARMNKPGHREAARALLSKRLWQTLPHATRSPDFSKGLPTGAVIIPAHNEGKVIGRTLDSLKEVISAGTVDVIVACNGCTDDTESIASQYRGIKVLHVEEASKTAALNAADGATELWPRLYLDADVELNPEALQAVFKALEAGSLLAARPAFRYDTIGASALVRAYYRARNRIPGNSQGLWGAGVYAMNANGHDRLGEFPGLTGDDYYVDGLFQPGEKAVLETDPVVVRTPRSSRALLAILRRTYRGNQQQRPSRAPQSTSPDAASSTARTLQELTGSVRGPVSAFDALVYAAFAVIGRYGAFFTGRASASWERDESSRQ, encoded by the coding sequence GTGAAGCTCTTGGAGTTTGACGGCGCCCTGCGGGAAATTATGGACAGGGCAACCTCAGTGGGGGCGCCACCTCTTGGCGTTTGTTCTGCAAACCTGGACCATATCCTGCACTTTGGGGCCGGAAGCAGGTGGGTGGGCGCCATGGCGGAGCACGCGTCCGTGGAGTGGCTGACGTTGTTGGACGGAGCCCCCCTGGTCGCCCAAGCCCGTCGTCTCACCGACCAGCCGTGGCCACGATTGGCGGGAAGTGATCTTGTGGAGCCTCTGCTGGACGAAGCCGAACGCCGCGGCCTGAGCGTGGGATTCCTCGGTGGGACGGAGCAGGCCCAGGAGCTTATCCGCAGTAGGTTCGCAGTAGAGCGTCCGGATCTGGCGATCGCAGGCTGGTGGGCCCCGGAAAGGTCCGTGATCAGCGATGAGCAGGCTTCGTTGGAGCTCGCCGCACAGATAGCGGCCAATGCTCCGGACATCCTGGTGGTTGGCATGGGCAAACCCCGCCAGGAATTATGGGTCAGCAAGTATGGTCGCCTCACGGGAGCCAAGATTCTGCTGGCATTCGGTGCTGTTGTCGATTTCCTCGCTGGTCGAATCCGGCGCGCCCCATCCTGGATCAGTTCCCACGGCTTTGAATGGGCTTGGCGACTCCTGCTGGAGCCGCGCAGGCTTGCTCGCCGGTATCTGGTGGATGGACCCGAGGCCTACCTGAAGTTGCGTCAGGTCAGCGCTGCAAACATTCCTCCCACCGCACTGCCGATGGGCCGGAACCCGGACCATTCGATAAATGCCCCGGCCCGGGCCAACCATCAGGCCCCGCAGCCCTTCCTGCCGGCGGCGGTGAGGGCAGAGGTAGCAGCCATAGTTGTTACCTACAACAATGCCGACGACGTCGGGCCCCTGATTTCGAGCCTGAGGGCCATGACGGGCGAGCAAACCATGAAAGTAGTGGTGGCTGACAATTCTCCTGACGATCGGACCATGACCGAGCTGGCGAAGCATCCGGATGTCATCTCTTTGCCAACGGGCGGAAATCTCGGCTACGCGGGTGGCATCAACGCTGCGATGCGCGTGGCGGGGCCCGCCGACGCGTACCTCATCTTGAATCCGGACCTGCGGGTGGAGCCAGGGGCGGTGGCAGCATTGCGCCGAAGAATGAGCCTGTCCCACGCTGGGGCGGTTGTTCCGGTCCTGCTGGAAAATGATGGCAGTGTCTACCCCTCCCTGCGCCGCGAGCCGAGCGTGATGCGGGCCCTGGGCGATGCCGCGCTGGGCAGCCATCTGCGCCGTCGGCCCGCCTGGCTCTCTGAAATGGACTTCGACGTGGAGGGCTATCAATACGCTCATCGCATCGAATGGGCCACAGGCGCGGCTCTCTTGATAAGCGACGAGGCAGCCCAGACCGTTGGGGAATGGGACGAGCAATTTTTCCTGTATTCGGAAGAGACAGATTATTGCCATCGAATCCGCGAAGCAGGGAAATCAATTTGGTTCGAGCCCACAGCAAGGATGTGGCATGAAGGCGGGGGTTCGGGTACCTCGCCCCAGCTGACGGCGCTTCTGTCCGTGAATCGTGTTCGCTATGCAGCCAAACATCTCGGGCGGAGCAGGGCTCTGCTTTTCCGGGCCGCGGTTTGCGCCGCTGAGATGGCACGCATGAACAAGCCTGGCCACCGGGAAGCAGCGAGGGCCCTTTTGAGTAAACGTCTATGGCAGACGTTGCCTCATGCCACCCGATCCCCTGATTTTTCGAAGGGCCTTCCAACCGGAGCCGTCATTATTCCGGCGCACAATGAGGGAAAAGTGATTGGCCGGACACTGGATTCTTTGAAGGAAGTCATCAGCGCGGGAACTGTGGACGTCATCGTGGCATGCAATGGCTGCACCGATGATACGGAATCCATTGCCTCACAGTATCGGGGCATTAAAGTCCTGCACGTCGAGGAAGCGTCCAAAACGGCAGCGCTCAACGCCGCGGACGGCGCCACGGAACTGTGGCCGCGACTGTATCTTGATGCTGATGTAGAGCTCAACCCCGAGGCACTCCAAGCCGTTTTCAAGGCTCTTGAGGCCGGGTCCCTTCTGGCTGCACGGCCAGCTTTCCGGTACGACACCATCGGAGCCTCCGCGTTGGTCAGGGCCTATTACAGGGCCCGGAACCGGATTCCTGGAAACTCGCAAGGATTGTGGGGGGCGGGTGTCTACGCAATGAACGCAAATGGTCATGACCGGCTCGGAGAATTTCCTGGTCTGACCGGTGACGACTACTACGTGGACGGCTTGTTTCAACCCGGCGAAAAGGCTGTTCTGGAGACCGACCCTGTCGTTGTGAGGACTCCCCGCTCATCGAGGGCATTGCTCGCGATTCTTCGGCGCACTTACCGGGGAAACCAGCAGCAAAGGCCATCACGGGCCCCGCAGTCGACGTCACCTGACGCAGCCTCCTCGACGGCGCGGACTTTGCAGGAGCTGACTGGTTCAGTACGCGGGCCGGTCAGTGCATTCGATGCCCTGGTCTATGCAGCTTTCGCTGTTATTGGCCGGTATGGAGCATTCTTTACGGGGAGAGCGAGCGCTTCCTGGGAACGCGATGAGAGCAGCAGGCAGTAG
- a CDS encoding glycosyltransferase gives MPCFRNQTETRFTWLVFLDSLSPVWLRQEIDKLSQGVFRAVYVEGAFSQEFLSRTIGELSATPYVITTRVDNDDAVANDFIETIQSCFTEQDKNFVNLVNGAQYAGRKLYVRPYTMNPFSSLIERVTNHRPATVFVEHHYRIDAYAPVLNVRTTHPMWLQVIHGGNVLNEVVGLRTSAQRIAPHFSVSLDVDDRLFSRSVDRVLGAWKILLRLLRKPSRLRDLTKTLLARKAGSPVSK, from the coding sequence ATGCCGTGCTTCCGAAATCAAACAGAAACCCGGTTTACTTGGCTGGTTTTCCTTGACTCCCTGTCACCAGTGTGGTTGAGGCAGGAGATTGACAAACTATCCCAAGGCGTCTTTCGGGCCGTTTACGTTGAGGGTGCGTTCTCGCAGGAATTCCTTAGCCGGACAATTGGCGAGCTTAGTGCCACTCCCTACGTCATCACTACGCGGGTAGACAATGACGACGCAGTGGCAAACGACTTTATTGAGACAATTCAAAGTTGTTTCACGGAACAGGACAAAAACTTCGTTAATCTCGTGAACGGCGCGCAGTATGCCGGGCGGAAACTCTATGTCCGCCCATACACGATGAATCCATTTTCAAGCTTGATAGAACGGGTTACGAACCACCGTCCGGCCACCGTGTTCGTTGAACATCATTACCGGATCGATGCATATGCCCCCGTCCTGAACGTGCGGACCACACACCCGATGTGGTTGCAGGTGATTCACGGCGGTAACGTCCTCAACGAGGTCGTGGGCCTGCGGACGAGTGCCCAACGCATTGCACCGCACTTTTCTGTTTCCCTCGACGTGGATGATCGATTATTCAGCCGCAGCGTGGACAGGGTCCTGGGCGCCTGGAAAATTCTCCTGCGCCTGCTCCGAAAGCCATCGCGGCTTAGGGATCTGACCAAGACCCTCCTGGCGCGGAAAGCCGGCAGCCCCGTCTCAAAGTGA